One window of Thermacetogenium phaeum DSM 12270 genomic DNA carries:
- a CDS encoding RNA-guided endonuclease InsQ/TnpB family protein — MLSNNIFFDGRQIRWRKERWAERRKALQRVGRLSRVKKEAGRERRWVRYINHCISRRIVEIAKAESKAIALENLLGIRERTKGSKKFNRMMSGWNLRELASFIEYKAALQGVPVIYVDPKETSKTCPKCGNVSRYNRKKQGWFKCTKCGYQSDADRVGAINIAARALDALGA; from the coding sequence GTGCTGTCCAACAACATCTTCTTTGATGGCCGCCAGATAAGGTGGCGAAAAGAGCGTTGGGCAGAACGGCGGAAAGCGCTCCAGCGGGTAGGGAGACTGTCCCGTGTCAAGAAAGAAGCAGGTCGTGAACGAAGATGGGTGCGGTATATCAACCACTGTATTTCCAGGCGTATTGTCGAGATCGCGAAAGCTGAAAGCAAGGCGATTGCATTGGAAAACCTGCTGGGCATCCGGGAACGGACCAAAGGATCCAAGAAGTTCAACCGGATGATGTCGGGCTGGAACCTCCGGGAGCTGGCCTCGTTCATCGAGTATAAAGCTGCGCTTCAAGGCGTGCCCGTAATCTACGTCGATCCCAAGGAGACTTCTAAGACATGCCCCAAGTGCGGGAATGTTTCCCGCTACAATCGGAAGAAGCAGGGCTGGTTCAAATGCACGAAATGCGGCTACCAGTCTGATGCGGACAGAGTTGGAGCTATAAACATAGCCGCTAGAGCGCTCGATGCTCTCGGGGCATGA
- a CDS encoding ISL3 family transposase, with protein sequence MHKINTFILEGQENFEKILQPVLEEPHDPGDIVLKVTIDPPEVCPVCNEGKLHRHGFLKENRKPKERKIRHAFLYGRWIILSWVPVRYKCCRCHKTYTLRPPGTSPWARFTRLGVQTVVYYAQRMSFTYAAQLLNLNPSRVIRLVDKYIQPSLPWNDTQEPIVLTLDELSFSGNDFVCVVGRLEPDKRPLTVLEDDKKATIKGYLEGLKKAGVKVEAVVIDMKDSWRKLIKTVFPSAKIIVDPFHVIQDANRRLNEARKIEQEASKENIPRLPLIKAKEKLTPRQQEKLEEIKNKYPSLYELYQLKEDLRQILKMDRVEEAEAALSRWLINAECAENAEGRVWARTIKSWKSEILNLVSYTQQGRRYTNGYIEGKNTLIKMLKRLSFGLEIVPISLRKCSWDVAPKI encoded by the coding sequence ATGCATAAGATTAACACGTTCATCCTCGAAGGACAAGAGAATTTTGAGAAAATATTACAGCCCGTTTTAGAAGAACCCCACGACCCAGGGGATATTGTGTTAAAGGTAACCATAGACCCTCCAGAGGTATGTCCTGTATGCAACGAAGGCAAATTACATAGGCATGGCTTTTTAAAGGAAAACCGGAAGCCCAAAGAAAGAAAAATTCGTCACGCTTTTTTATACGGGAGGTGGATTATTCTATCCTGGGTCCCTGTACGGTATAAGTGTTGCCGTTGTCATAAGACTTATACCCTTCGTCCTCCGGGTACCAGCCCCTGGGCCAGATTTACAAGATTAGGGGTGCAGACAGTAGTTTATTATGCCCAGAGGATGAGCTTTACCTATGCGGCCCAACTATTAAACCTTAATCCTAGTAGGGTTATAAGATTAGTGGACAAGTATATCCAGCCTAGTCTTCCTTGGAATGATACTCAAGAGCCTATAGTGTTAACCTTAGATGAGCTATCCTTTAGCGGGAATGATTTTGTATGTGTGGTAGGGAGATTGGAACCGGACAAGAGGCCTTTGACTGTTTTAGAGGATGATAAAAAGGCAACTATAAAGGGTTACCTAGAGGGGCTCAAGAAAGCTGGGGTTAAAGTAGAGGCAGTAGTAATTGACATGAAAGATTCTTGGCGTAAGTTAATCAAAACAGTCTTTCCTTCAGCCAAGATAATAGTAGACCCCTTCCATGTAATCCAGGACGCTAACCGTCGCTTAAATGAAGCACGAAAGATAGAGCAAGAAGCAAGCAAGGAGAATATACCTCGTCTACCTTTGATTAAAGCTAAAGAGAAACTTACTCCCAGACAACAAGAAAAGCTAGAGGAAATTAAGAATAAATACCCGTCCCTCTATGAATTGTACCAGCTAAAGGAAGATTTGAGACAGATCCTAAAGATGGACCGGGTAGAGGAGGCAGAAGCTGCTTTAAGCCGTTGGCTCATAAATGCAGAATGCGCTGAAAATGCAGAAGGACGGGTATGGGCTCGTACTATCAAGTCCTGGAAGTCAGAAATATTAAACCTCGTAAGTTATACCCAGCAAGGCCGGCGTTACACTAATGGTTATATAGAAGGTAAAAACACCCTAATTAAAATGCTAAAACGCTTAAGCTTCGGGTTGGAAATCGTACCCATTTCATTAAGAAAATGTTCTTGGGATGTTGCCCCCAAAATTTGA
- a CDS encoding ISLre2-like element ISTph1 family transposase, whose product MLDIRHIVGAVLLFVKGLVKLIGECEDFSELEKGVHELCQDVCNQIFTWALEKIDTRLMNERDRSIWEVVGFRTKTAISTFGEFPLKRRLYRNKETGETKFFLDELLGWPERARVTPYLKELAIKLSTELSFGRAAEILSYLVPKLSTMTIWHITQEAGEILQREGEEKRAAVFEDGGAPGGKEVVGELHIEGDGVIVNLQREKEKRGEIKHIVTYEGKKQVSRNRFALQNKLVVSTLSEGQVAWEESYARAGGKWDLEQIKEIYIGGDGAKWIKEGLEYFPGAVYCLDPYHLNRHLTEALWYDEETFQKVGAAISHSNWQETQAILTEAIKKTRGNRKKRLIKLLHYLEENWTGIINSAGAKRLGTIEGQIQHNVARRMKRLGAKWTTTGGDRMARLLAAKANGELSNYASRWPVEHGKLKEIAQIKPVEKSVEKQKAGEIGEWLQATIPALKGPFADRPWIKHVLRELTRPEFAALIC is encoded by the coding sequence ATGTTAGATATTCGCCACATAGTGGGGGCAGTCCTTCTTTTTGTCAAAGGTTTAGTCAAATTAATTGGAGAGTGCGAAGACTTCTCTGAGCTTGAGAAAGGGGTTCACGAACTCTGCCAGGACGTGTGTAACCAGATTTTCACCTGGGCATTAGAAAAGATCGATACCCGTCTGATGAATGAACGAGACCGGAGCATCTGGGAGGTTGTCGGTTTTCGGACAAAAACAGCCATCAGCACCTTTGGGGAATTTCCCTTAAAAAGGCGCCTGTACAGGAACAAAGAAACCGGGGAAACCAAATTCTTTTTAGACGAACTGCTGGGCTGGCCGGAGCGGGCCAGGGTTACTCCTTACCTCAAAGAGTTGGCAATCAAACTAAGCACCGAACTTTCCTTTGGCCGGGCAGCGGAGATATTGAGTTATCTTGTACCTAAATTAAGCACCATGACCATCTGGCATATCACCCAAGAAGCAGGCGAAATACTGCAGCGAGAAGGGGAAGAGAAGAGAGCGGCGGTATTTGAAGACGGAGGAGCACCAGGTGGGAAAGAAGTGGTTGGGGAGTTGCATATTGAAGGTGACGGAGTGATAGTCAATCTGCAACGGGAAAAAGAGAAGCGAGGAGAAATCAAACACATAGTAACCTACGAAGGGAAGAAACAAGTTAGCCGGAACCGCTTTGCCCTGCAAAACAAGCTTGTTGTAAGCACCCTAAGTGAAGGACAAGTGGCCTGGGAAGAGAGCTATGCTCGGGCTGGGGGGAAATGGGATTTAGAACAGATCAAAGAGATCTACATAGGTGGCGATGGAGCAAAATGGATCAAAGAGGGGCTGGAATACTTCCCCGGTGCTGTATACTGCTTAGACCCATACCATCTAAACAGGCATTTAACCGAAGCCCTCTGGTATGACGAAGAAACCTTTCAGAAAGTAGGCGCAGCCATCTCTCATAGCAACTGGCAGGAAACCCAAGCAATACTCACAGAAGCAATCAAAAAAACCAGAGGCAACCGGAAAAAGAGGCTCATCAAGCTATTGCATTATCTTGAAGAGAACTGGACGGGGATTATTAACTCGGCAGGAGCAAAACGTTTAGGAACCATCGAAGGGCAGATTCAGCACAACGTAGCACGGCGGATGAAACGCCTGGGGGCCAAGTGGACCACAACCGGAGGAGACCGGATGGCCCGGCTTCTGGCTGCCAAAGCAAACGGAGAGCTTAGCAATTATGCTTCGCGCTGGCCAGTGGAACATGGAAAGCTGAAGGAGATAGCGCAGATAAAACCGGTAGAAAAGTCGGTAGAAAAACAAAAAGCCGGAGAAATAGGGGAATGGCTGCAGGCGACAATACCGGCATTAAAAGGGCCTTTTGCGGATCGTCCCTGGATAAAACATGTTTTACGGGAACTGACCCGGCCGGAATTTGCTGCTCTTATTTGCTAA
- the gltX gene encoding glutamate--tRNA ligase has product MDRNIRVRFAPSPTGDLHIGGARTALFNWLFARHNGGRLILRIDDTDLVRSTEESTRGILSALRWLGIDWDEGPEVGGEYGPYFQSQRLSLYEEVAQDLVAKGLAYYCYCTPEELAERRKQALAEGKAPRYDGRCRHLTTAERLKKEEKGLRPAVRLRVPDVGETVVHDYFRGDVSFSHDVLDDFIIVKSNGMPTYNFACVVDDAFMKITHILRAEEHLSNTPRQILIYQAIDRPLPVFAHVPMILAPDRSKLSKRHGATSVEEFRDMGYLPAALINYLALLGWSPEGEEEILSITELVRQFTLERVGKTAAIYDLKKLTWINGHYLNQEDLDLIVDLAVPFLQRKNLIPAEPTPEEMEYIRKVVGAVRTRVKTLAEIAEASEYFFSDDFSYDEKGVRKHFQKAGVAERLEMARRRLAETEPFDLESTEKAYRDLSAELGIKAGEIIHPTRLALTGRTMGPGLFDIMVILGKEKTLNRLERAINFIKGLVVQEGHVKFQ; this is encoded by the coding sequence ATGGACAGGAATATCAGGGTGCGCTTTGCGCCCAGTCCTACAGGAGACCTGCACATCGGGGGTGCCCGGACGGCCTTATTCAACTGGCTTTTTGCCCGCCACAACGGGGGACGTTTGATCTTGCGTATAGATGATACCGATCTCGTCCGTTCCACGGAGGAGTCGACGCGGGGGATCCTCTCGGCGCTCCGCTGGCTTGGTATTGACTGGGATGAGGGGCCGGAGGTGGGAGGAGAATACGGGCCCTACTTTCAATCCCAGCGTCTGTCACTCTATGAAGAGGTTGCTCAGGATCTGGTGGCTAAAGGTTTGGCGTACTACTGCTACTGCACGCCCGAAGAACTGGCGGAGCGGCGGAAGCAGGCGCTGGCCGAAGGAAAGGCGCCCCGCTATGACGGGAGATGCCGTCACCTGACAACGGCGGAGAGGCTCAAAAAAGAAGAGAAGGGGCTGCGCCCTGCCGTCAGGCTCCGCGTGCCTGATGTGGGGGAGACGGTTGTCCACGACTATTTCCGCGGGGATGTTTCTTTTTCACACGACGTTCTCGATGACTTCATTATCGTGAAATCGAACGGCATGCCGACTTACAACTTTGCCTGCGTGGTGGATGATGCCTTTATGAAGATCACCCACATTCTGCGTGCCGAGGAACACCTGTCCAACACCCCGCGGCAAATTCTGATCTATCAGGCAATTGACCGGCCGTTGCCCGTTTTTGCCCATGTTCCCATGATCCTGGCGCCGGACCGCAGTAAGCTGAGCAAACGCCACGGGGCCACCTCGGTGGAGGAATTCCGGGACATGGGTTATCTGCCGGCAGCTTTGATCAACTATCTGGCCCTCCTGGGCTGGTCACCGGAGGGGGAAGAGGAGATCCTTTCCATTACGGAACTGGTGCGCCAGTTCACCCTGGAGAGGGTGGGGAAGACGGCGGCGATCTACGATCTTAAAAAGCTGACCTGGATCAACGGCCATTACTTGAACCAGGAGGACCTCGACCTTATCGTCGATCTGGCCGTTCCTTTTTTGCAGCGTAAGAACCTGATCCCGGCAGAGCCAACCCCTGAGGAGATGGAGTACATCCGGAAGGTGGTGGGTGCCGTCCGCACCCGTGTTAAAACTCTTGCCGAGATCGCCGAGGCCTCTGAGTACTTCTTCAGCGACGACTTTTCTTATGACGAAAAGGGTGTTCGGAAGCATTTCCAGAAGGCAGGTGTAGCGGAGCGTCTGGAGATGGCCCGCAGGAGGCTTGCCGAAACTGAGCCTTTCGATCTCGAAAGCACAGAAAAAGCTTACCGGGATCTGAGCGCGGAACTGGGCATCAAAGCCGGGGAGATCATCCATCCAACCAGGCTCGCCCTTACCGGCCGGACGATGGGCCCAGGGCTCTTTGATATCATGGTGATTCTGGGGAAGGAGAAGACATTGAACAGGCTCGAACGGGCAATTAACTTCATCAAAGGCTTGGTTGTTCAAGAGGGCCATGTAAAATTTCAGTAG
- a CDS encoding HEPN domain-containing protein: protein MKKPKTGPSPFELLKFPGSFWPFGKKKKGKRETEDEDEELYSLYQARENWKKALLKKKAGQYDMATIYFRKSLEMLIKANCPGYVSPAERNLLNLSKKAFPALPEQIRSAITFLNPHYTLVKSVYTPDFADEVHEQARLVAEWIFSQSSKLKRFELDPR from the coding sequence ATGAAAAAACCGAAAACGGGCCCCAGCCCATTTGAACTCCTCAAGTTTCCCGGCTCCTTCTGGCCATTCGGAAAGAAAAAAAAGGGCAAGCGGGAAACCGAGGACGAAGATGAAGAGCTGTATTCCCTGTATCAAGCAAGAGAAAACTGGAAGAAAGCGCTCCTAAAGAAAAAAGCCGGACAGTACGACATGGCGACGATTTACTTCCGAAAATCCCTCGAAATGCTCATCAAAGCAAACTGCCCCGGTTACGTCTCACCTGCCGAACGCAACCTCTTAAATCTTTCCAAGAAAGCATTCCCCGCATTACCAGAGCAAATTCGCAGTGCCATCACCTTCCTTAACCCGCATTACACCCTTGTCAAGAGTGTTTATACCCCTGACTTTGCCGATGAAGTCCACGAACAAGCCAGACTGGTGGCCGAATGGATCTTCTCCCAAAGCTCTAAGCTGAAAAGATTCGAACTCGACCCCCGGTGA
- a CDS encoding 4Fe-4S dicluster domain-containing protein, with protein MASRWHPHVYENDRGTFAVFPELCKGCGLCIEKCPTNVIEWSHHLAFNGVPTVEPRMKGCIVCGTCQTVCPDAAIAIFRHDGKNPPAAEPREAKETAP; from the coding sequence GTGGCATCAAGATGGCATCCTCACGTCTACGAAAACGACCGGGGGACCTTCGCCGTTTTTCCCGAACTCTGCAAAGGATGCGGGCTGTGTATTGAAAAGTGCCCCACCAACGTCATCGAGTGGTCCCATCACCTGGCCTTTAACGGGGTGCCGACCGTGGAACCTCGTATGAAGGGCTGCATCGTTTGTGGAACCTGCCAGACGGTCTGCCCTGATGCGGCTATTGCCATCTTCCGCCATGACGGGAAGAACCCACCGGCCGCCGAACCCCGGGAGGCCAAAGAGACGGCGCCTTGA
- a CDS encoding class E sortase, protein MRRKIGWLLIAVGLLLILTPLLGKGYGYYSQFLMRQELERDKRAAGPAALAPETPPCIRPPFLLTIPAISLEAVVVEGTESKALSKGPGLDARGVYPGMPGNVIIAAHRNVFGAWFRELDELQQGDEIFISSGGKKITYIVESVQTVPDDDLSVLKPSASSSLTLITCDLPVSSGRRIVVRALPAET, encoded by the coding sequence GTGCGCCGCAAAATCGGATGGCTGTTGATTGCCGTTGGTCTGCTACTCATTCTGACGCCCCTGTTGGGCAAAGGATACGGTTATTATAGCCAGTTTCTGATGCGGCAGGAGCTGGAGCGGGATAAGAGGGCTGCAGGGCCTGCAGCACTGGCACCAGAAACGCCACCCTGCATCAGACCTCCCTTTCTTCTAACGATTCCGGCCATTTCCCTGGAGGCTGTTGTTGTCGAAGGAACGGAGAGTAAAGCCCTGAGTAAAGGCCCCGGACTGGATGCCCGTGGAGTTTACCCGGGAATGCCTGGGAATGTCATTATAGCAGCACACCGCAATGTCTTTGGAGCGTGGTTCAGGGAACTTGACGAATTGCAACAGGGGGACGAGATCTTCATATCCTCCGGCGGCAAGAAGATCACCTATATTGTGGAAAGCGTGCAGACGGTGCCGGATGACGATCTCTCAGTTCTTAAACCCAGCGCGAGCAGCAGCTTGACCCTCATCACCTGTGATCTTCCTGTTAGCTCCGGTCGCAGGATAGTTGTCAGGGCTTTACCTGCCGAAACCTGA
- a CDS encoding FmdB family zinc ribbon protein, whose product MPIYEYRCKVCDERFSVLASFSEKSNVQCPKCGAKNVRRLISPFSVKSFFKSCGSGGKTPTGG is encoded by the coding sequence ATGCCTATTTATGAGTACCGCTGCAAGGTATGCGATGAGAGGTTTTCGGTTTTGGCGAGTTTTTCGGAAAAGAGCAACGTGCAGTGCCCGAAGTGCGGCGCAAAGAACGTAAGGCGGTTGATTTCGCCTTTTTCCGTGAAGTCCTTTTTTAAAAGCTGCGGAAGCGGGGGTAAAACACCTACCGGCGGCTGA
- a CDS encoding FAD-dependent oxidoreductase: MGKKVLIVGGVAGGASAAARLRRLDEQAEIIIFERGEHISYANCGLPYYVGRVISDRKKLLVQTPQVMRDRFNIDVRVNSEAIEIRTDKKEVVVRERSGHTYSESYDYLILSPGASPVLPPLPGSKAENVFAVRSIPDVDAIKGFIEERKITRAAVVGGGFIGLEMAENLHRLGIQTFLIEMANQVLPPLDYEMAVFLHHHLRDKGINLILNDGVGSFGQKEGLVEKVVLQSGREIPVELVIMAVGVRPEVELARRAGLAVGEQGGILVNERLQTSDPHIFAIGDAIEFKDFVTGRQTVIPLAGPANKQGRIVADIIAGRDAAYGGTQGTAIVKVFDLVAAATGANEKILKNLGIPYEVSYTHPGSHAGYYPGSVTMHIKLLFDPAGGKILGAQIVGREGVDKRIDVLAAAIRRGDTVFDLQELELAYAPPFSSAKDPVNMAGYVAGNIVNGDLRVIHWHQIDGLDRASSLLIDVRTPAEFEAGHIPGAVNIPVDEIRRRLGEIPKDKEIIIYCRVGLRGYLAYRILVQNGFPKVRNLSGGWLTYHPVKEEEKWMKQDPMASGEQDAEQMRKTEVSSAPAGKTVEIDARGLQCPGPIVQVFQTMKNLKDGDMVAVSATDPGFLNDIKSWCANTGNRLLKVEEEGAVIKALIRKGRGDGTASDAVASSLVPQNRDQNTFVVFSGDLDKAIASFIIANGSASMGKKVTMFFTFWGLNILRRKPQVALNKGFMERLLGKMMPQGSTGLPLSKMNMLGLGPRLIRRIMQQKNVASLEQLIEQARRLNVRLVACNMTMEIMGIKKEELIEGVEIGGVATFLNEADKSGTTLFI, from the coding sequence ATGGGGAAGAAAGTATTGATCGTCGGCGGTGTGGCCGGTGGTGCCAGTGCTGCTGCTAGGTTGCGGCGCCTGGATGAACAGGCGGAGATAATCATTTTTGAAAGAGGAGAGCATATATCCTACGCCAACTGCGGGCTGCCCTACTATGTCGGCAGGGTCATCAGCGACAGGAAAAAGCTCCTGGTGCAGACCCCGCAGGTGATGCGGGACCGCTTTAATATCGATGTTCGTGTCAACAGCGAAGCGATCGAGATCAGGACCGACAAGAAAGAGGTTGTGGTGCGGGAAAGAAGCGGGCATACATATTCCGAATCGTACGACTATTTAATCCTCTCTCCGGGGGCCTCCCCGGTGCTTCCCCCGCTACCGGGGAGTAAAGCCGAGAATGTCTTTGCCGTCCGCAGTATTCCGGACGTGGACGCCATCAAAGGGTTCATAGAAGAGAGGAAGATAACCAGGGCTGCGGTGGTGGGGGGAGGTTTTATCGGGCTGGAGATGGCGGAAAACCTGCACCGGCTGGGCATCCAAACTTTTTTAATAGAGATGGCGAACCAGGTGCTGCCCCCGCTGGATTACGAGATGGCCGTTTTCCTGCACCATCACCTGAGGGATAAGGGGATTAATTTGATTCTCAATGACGGTGTCGGTTCCTTCGGGCAGAAGGAAGGGCTGGTGGAGAAGGTCGTCCTCCAAAGCGGCCGGGAGATCCCGGTCGAACTGGTGATCATGGCCGTCGGCGTGAGGCCGGAAGTGGAGCTGGCCAGGCGGGCGGGGCTCGCCGTCGGGGAGCAGGGCGGTATTCTCGTCAATGAGCGCCTGCAGACCTCCGATCCGCACATTTTTGCTATTGGTGATGCCATCGAATTTAAGGATTTTGTTACCGGCCGGCAAACTGTGATTCCGCTGGCAGGCCCCGCCAACAAACAGGGGCGCATTGTGGCGGATATTATTGCCGGGAGGGATGCTGCTTACGGGGGAACCCAGGGTACGGCCATTGTTAAGGTGTTTGATCTGGTCGCTGCGGCAACAGGTGCCAATGAGAAGATTTTGAAGAACCTGGGAATACCCTATGAGGTATCTTATACCCATCCCGGTTCCCACGCCGGCTACTATCCCGGCTCCGTTACCATGCACATCAAGCTGCTTTTCGATCCGGCCGGCGGGAAGATTTTGGGTGCCCAAATCGTCGGGCGCGAAGGGGTTGACAAGCGGATAGATGTTCTGGCGGCAGCCATCAGGAGGGGGGACACGGTCTTTGACCTCCAGGAACTGGAGCTGGCCTATGCTCCTCCCTTTTCTTCCGCCAAGGACCCTGTGAACATGGCGGGGTATGTGGCCGGAAACATCGTCAACGGTGATCTGCGGGTGATCCACTGGCACCAGATCGACGGGCTTGACAGAGCGTCCTCCCTGCTTATCGATGTGCGCACACCGGCCGAGTTTGAGGCCGGCCATATACCGGGTGCGGTGAACATCCCTGTGGACGAGATCAGAAGGCGCCTGGGGGAGATCCCTAAGGATAAGGAGATCATAATCTACTGTCGGGTCGGTTTGAGGGGTTACCTGGCGTATCGCATTCTGGTACAGAACGGTTTTCCGAAGGTCAGGAACTTGAGCGGTGGATGGCTGACCTACCATCCGGTGAAGGAGGAGGAGAAGTGGATGAAGCAGGATCCGATGGCCAGCGGGGAGCAAGATGCGGAACAGATGAGGAAAACTGAAGTGAGTTCTGCACCGGCCGGGAAGACGGTGGAAATAGACGCACGCGGCTTGCAGTGCCCGGGGCCGATCGTACAGGTTTTTCAGACGATGAAGAACCTCAAAGATGGAGATATGGTTGCGGTTTCGGCAACCGATCCGGGATTTCTGAACGACATCAAGTCCTGGTGTGCCAACACCGGAAACCGGCTGCTGAAAGTCGAAGAAGAAGGAGCTGTTATCAAGGCCCTGATCAGGAAGGGGCGGGGAGACGGCACCGCTTCGGATGCTGTGGCATCTTCATTAGTCCCCCAAAACAGGGATCAGAACACCTTTGTCGTTTTCAGCGGTGACCTCGATAAGGCAATAGCCTCTTTTATTATCGCCAACGGTTCGGCCTCCATGGGGAAGAAGGTCACCATGTTCTTTACCTTCTGGGGGTTGAACATCCTGCGCAGGAAACCCCAGGTCGCTTTGAACAAGGGCTTTATGGAGCGCCTGTTAGGCAAGATGATGCCCCAGGGAAGCACCGGCTTGCCGCTTTCCAAGATGAATATGTTGGGGCTGGGGCCGCGCCTGATCCGCCGGATCATGCAGCAGAAGAACGTCGCCTCCCTGGAACAGTTGATTGAACAGGCCCGGCGTTTGAACGTAAGGCTGGTGGCCTGCAATATGACTATGGAGATTATGGGAATCAAGAAGGAGGAGCTGATCGAAGGGGTGGAAATCGGCGGAGTGGCTACATTTCTCAATGAAGCGGATAAGTCGGGGACCACTCTCTTTATTTAA
- a CDS encoding ArsR/SmtB family transcription factor, with translation METYTTNPRLFKEKAEVLKALANPVRLCIVRGLMAQESCNVSHIQSCLEMPQSTISQHLAKLRSVGIIEGRRCGSEVYYSVVSEDSKKIVRALFG, from the coding sequence TTGGAGACCTATACTACAAATCCACGGTTGTTTAAGGAAAAGGCGGAGGTTTTGAAGGCTCTGGCGAATCCTGTGCGGCTCTGTATAGTCAGGGGTTTGATGGCGCAGGAAAGTTGTAACGTTTCTCACATACAATCCTGTCTGGAGATGCCCCAGTCGACCATTTCTCAGCATCTGGCTAAGCTGCGCAGTGTCGGGATCATTGAAGGAAGGCGTTGCGGGTCGGAGGTTTATTACAGCGTAGTCAGCGAGGATTCCAAAAAGATAGTTCGGGCTTTGTTCGGTTAG
- a CDS encoding S-layer homology domain-containing protein yields MMKRRYLTLTLAAMLLLGIIASPAWAAAGTRFSDIKNHWAAPQINSVCSQGIMNGVGNSLFAPDRAITRAELAVCLNNAFKLDTGDKELGEAPSLEDYYDDVQPGKWFSDAVLLCAINDIFPTTNRSFNPSAPVTRIEAAQAIAKCFTAKKIPVTYIMIWPIYKDLTDEETSKIVFASNTGIMKGFNGYFRPYDPMTRAEAACALDRTVSIIKECELAE; encoded by the coding sequence ATGATGAAAAGACGCTACCTAACGCTAACCTTAGCGGCAATGCTTTTGCTCGGCATCATAGCGTCCCCCGCCTGGGCTGCCGCGGGGACAAGATTTTCCGACATCAAAAACCACTGGGCAGCTCCCCAAATTAATTCGGTCTGCAGTCAGGGAATCATGAACGGCGTGGGAAACAGCCTGTTCGCCCCAGACCGGGCGATAACAAGGGCAGAGCTGGCCGTCTGCCTCAATAACGCCTTCAAGCTGGACACCGGAGACAAAGAATTGGGCGAGGCTCCTTCCCTTGAAGACTACTACGACGATGTCCAACCGGGAAAATGGTTCAGCGACGCCGTCCTGTTGTGCGCCATCAACGATATCTTTCCAACCACCAACAGAAGCTTTAACCCGAGCGCACCGGTAACCCGCATTGAGGCCGCCCAGGCGATCGCAAAATGCTTTACCGCAAAAAAGATACCCGTTACATACATTATGATCTGGCCTATTTATAAAGATCTGACCGATGAGGAAACAAGCAAGATAGTTTTCGCCAGCAATACCGGGATCATGAAGGGATTCAACGGCTATTTCCGCCCCTACGATCCCATGACGAGGGCAGAAGCCGCCTGCGCCCTCGACCGCACGGTGTCCATCATCAAAGAATGCGAACTGGCAGAGTAA
- a CDS encoding motility associated factor glycosyltransferase family protein: MTIYLVDRQLIVPGSVGDTVSVLVLGDRATGLTEEGFRYPLQDADLDGRCQYTVSNVITRPHPCIRVATGILAVFHYRSLPE, encoded by the coding sequence TTGACCATCTATCTGGTCGACAGGCAGCTGATCGTCCCGGGCAGTGTTGGGGACACCGTATCCGTACTGGTTCTGGGTGACCGGGCGACCGGGTTGACCGAGGAGGGGTTTCGGTATCCCTTACAGGATGCGGATCTGGACGGAAGGTGTCAGTATACGGTTTCTAACGTCATCACCAGGCCGCATCCCTGCATCAGGGTCGCTACCGGCATCCTGGCTGTTTTTCACTACCGCAGTCTGCCGGAATAA